Part of the Gilliamella sp. wkB7 genome is shown below.
GAGATAATGACTGAGTTCTAAGCAGATTTTATCAATTATATTAACTTATACCTTTTGAAATAACTAAAAATTATTTATTTTTAACCAGTTATACTTAAAAATGCAATATAAAAGATCTCGCCTCTTTTTAGTTATAAATTTTATCAAAAATAACTTATTTTTTTATTTAAGATTATTACTCTTTTTGTAATAACTTTTCTTGAACCTTAATAATGCTAATTGCTCATTTAGTTCAGTTATGGTATCAATTAAAATCTTTTCTTGTTGATTAATGATAGTTAGACGTTCATCCAATGTTTCATCACCTTGTAAGCATAACTTAACATAATGTTGTACCTCTTTAATTGACATATTCGCATTACGTAAGCATTCAATCAATTTTGCCCATTGCAAATCTGCATCAGAGAAAAGTCGCTTTTCGTTCTGATCGCGTTGTAGAAATGGAAACAATTTCAATGAATCATAATACCTTAGTGTATGCACTGATAGGCCTAACATTTTAGCTGCTTTAGTCACTGTATATTTAGGTGTTTGGTTTAGTTCACCATTTTGAGCTATTGATGCAATACAGTCATTTATATTTACCATATTTATACCCATGTATTCATAAAAATCAATTAAATAGCCTATTAGTCATAATAATTTGATAAAC
Proteins encoded:
- a CDS encoding MerR family transcriptional regulator; this encodes MVNINDCIASIAQNGELNQTPKYTVTKAAKMLGLSVHTLRYYDSLKLFPFLQRDQNEKRLFSDADLQWAKLIECLRNANMSIKEVQHYVKLCLQGDETLDERLTIINQQEKILIDTITELNEQLALLRFKKSYYKKSNNLK